A DNA window from Sporosarcina sp. ANT_H38 contains the following coding sequences:
- a CDS encoding pyridoxamine 5'-phosphate oxidase family protein yields MNTKKTALKILKESNVGTMATIQNNKPHTRYMTFFSDEFTLYSATSKQTQKVDELEANPHTHILIGYEGEGFGDEFLEIEGTVTVSDDDNLKEKMWNEHMKPWFSGPEDPNLVILKVSPVTIRLMNKKGEEPKLIEL; encoded by the coding sequence ATGAATACAAAAAAGACAGCGCTGAAAATTTTAAAAGAAAGCAATGTAGGTACGATGGCGACGATTCAAAATAACAAGCCTCACACTCGTTACATGACGTTTTTTAGTGATGAGTTTACACTCTATTCAGCAACATCAAAACAAACGCAGAAAGTGGATGAACTTGAAGCGAATCCGCATACACATATATTAATTGGCTACGAAGGAGAAGGTTTTGGTGACGAATTCCTTGAAATTGAAGGAACTGTAACTGTTTCAGACGATGATAATTTAAAAGAGAAAATGTGGAATGAGCATATGAAACCATGGTTCAGTGGTCCTGAAGATCCGAATCTTGTCATATTGAAAGTTTCACCCGTCACAATCCGTTTGATGAATAAAAAAGGTGAAGAACCAAAATTGATTGAACTATGA
- a CDS encoding response regulator — MNNRILVVEDDVAIGNLIKMTLNTKQYEYEIALDGKMALQKAMSMQPELIILDLGLPDMDGVDVIRKVRSWSQTPIIVVSARGEERDKINALDAGADDYVTKPFSVDELLARIRVVFRRTLSDRQSASEDPMFVNGDLRIDYLGNTVFVRGNEVHLTPNEYKLLVVLSKHIGKVLTHNFLLKEVWHSALLSDVPSLRVFMATLRKKIEENPAKPKYIQTHIRVGYRMLRYDIE, encoded by the coding sequence ATGAATAACCGAATTCTAGTAGTGGAAGATGATGTGGCTATCGGGAACTTGATCAAAATGACTTTAAATACAAAGCAATATGAATATGAAATTGCGCTGGACGGTAAAATGGCACTACAAAAGGCGATGTCAATGCAACCTGAATTGATTATTCTTGATCTTGGTCTACCAGATATGGATGGCGTCGATGTTATCCGTAAAGTCCGAAGCTGGTCGCAAACTCCGATAATCGTGGTTAGTGCTCGCGGAGAGGAGCGTGATAAAATCAACGCTCTCGATGCCGGTGCAGATGATTATGTGACGAAGCCGTTCAGTGTGGATGAGCTATTGGCCCGTATTAGAGTGGTATTCAGGAGAACTCTTAGCGACCGTCAGTCAGCTTCGGAGGACCCGATGTTCGTGAACGGAGATTTGCGCATCGATTACTTGGGTAATACGGTGTTTGTGCGTGGTAACGAAGTACATCTGACACCTAATGAGTATAAGTTATTGGTCGTTCTGTCTAAGCATATTGGCAAAGTCTTGACGCATAATTTCCTGTTGAAAGAAGTGTGGCATAGCGCCCTGTTGTCGGATGTGCCAAGCTTGCGTGTATTTATGGCTACGCTACGTAAGAAAATCGAAGAGAACCCAGCGAAGCCGAAGTATATCCAGACTCACATACGCGTAGGATACCGAATGCTACGGTATGATATTGAATGA
- a CDS encoding sensor histidine kinase KdpD, producing MEDLRPSPEAILAKIKQQEKGAGAGRLKIFLGYAAGVGKTYAMLDAAHQAEKLGLDVVVGYVEPHARPETTVLLKGLEIISTNKIEYKGKIFEEFDIDAVLERKPEIVLIDELAHTNVPTMRHLKRFGDVEELLAKGIHVYTTVNIQHIESLHDLVEEITGVKVREHIPDYLIDNAAQIKLVDIEPDDLIQRLKEGKIYGSAQVEKAMEHFFKRSNLVALREIALRRTADTIYHQQTLDTELLTHSAMVEDHVLVGISSSPTNAKIIRTAARLAQALHGKFTALYVQKEEMTHNAADSERLQQHIKLTEQLGGHVVTVQENDVAVALANYARISDVTKLVIGRTATKKQWWRPNSKIGDRLNDYVPNLALYIVPDLENKSMHFPGVKTQLKFDWMDLLKMSIVLGLASIIGLFFLTIGVSEANIITIYILGVLLLAMWSTGWVVSIISSLVAVLIFNFLFIDPQFSFDVYHQDYTTTFLIMFISGFITSSLTRKVKEQAIAAVRKSYRTEVLLETNRKLQYAKSHEEIITEGMSQIVKLVEKPAIFYMITNQLIEETVFFKTDVLTKAENIEMKALFDNANERGVVKWVANNKQAAGVSTDTFQEAKAYYLPFLSGGDVKGVIGIALMKESPLPSFERDILHAIMNDFSFALDKWYLQKSNEEVMREAELEQMRANFLRAISHDLRTPLTSISGNAEILLTSVEQIDEAQKIQIYRDIHSNSKWLVQMVENLLAVSRLDDGKLAIEMQPELVEEIMQEALLHVVHNENTHRIYCRVESELLFAMMDARLIIQVMINLIDNALTYTPAGSEIILTTQEVGSFVRICIMDNGPGIEDTLKTRLFEPFTTDKTHHCDNRRGLGLGLSLCQAILKVHGSELTVSDNVPSGAIFSFMLEKGVVVVDE from the coding sequence ATGGAAGACTTACGTCCCAGTCCAGAAGCGATTCTAGCAAAGATTAAACAGCAGGAAAAAGGAGCGGGCGCGGGTAGACTAAAAATATTTCTTGGGTATGCCGCGGGGGTAGGCAAAACGTACGCTATGCTAGACGCTGCCCACCAAGCAGAAAAGCTTGGTTTGGATGTGGTCGTCGGCTATGTTGAACCACATGCCCGACCCGAAACAACCGTTTTACTTAAAGGACTTGAAATTATATCGACTAACAAGATTGAGTATAAAGGGAAGATATTTGAAGAGTTTGATATCGATGCAGTGCTTGAACGGAAGCCTGAGATTGTACTTATTGATGAACTGGCGCATACGAATGTTCCAACAATGCGCCATCTAAAGAGGTTTGGTGATGTTGAGGAATTACTTGCGAAAGGTATCCATGTTTACACGACCGTCAACATCCAGCATATTGAAAGTCTCCATGATTTGGTGGAGGAAATTACCGGTGTGAAAGTACGCGAGCATATTCCAGATTATCTGATTGATAATGCGGCGCAAATCAAGCTTGTTGATATTGAGCCGGATGATTTGATCCAGCGGTTAAAAGAAGGGAAAATTTACGGTTCGGCTCAGGTTGAAAAAGCGATGGAGCATTTTTTTAAGAGATCGAATCTGGTGGCTCTCCGTGAAATCGCCCTGCGTCGCACGGCGGATACGATTTATCATCAGCAGACACTCGACACCGAATTACTGACTCACAGTGCAATGGTAGAGGATCATGTGTTGGTGGGCATCAGTAGTTCGCCTACGAACGCAAAGATTATCCGTACGGCAGCACGACTTGCGCAGGCGCTGCATGGCAAGTTTACGGCGCTTTATGTGCAAAAAGAAGAAATGACTCACAATGCTGCTGATTCCGAGCGGCTACAGCAGCACATCAAACTGACAGAACAACTCGGCGGTCATGTAGTCACTGTACAGGAAAATGATGTGGCGGTTGCGCTTGCCAATTATGCACGGATAAGTGATGTGACAAAGCTCGTTATTGGGAGGACCGCGACGAAAAAGCAATGGTGGCGGCCGAATTCCAAGATCGGCGATCGTCTCAATGACTACGTACCGAACTTGGCGTTATATATAGTGCCTGATCTAGAAAATAAATCGATGCACTTTCCTGGAGTGAAGACACAACTAAAGTTTGACTGGATGGACTTATTAAAAATGTCGATCGTTTTAGGCTTAGCATCGATAATCGGACTGTTTTTTTTAACTATCGGCGTGAGTGAAGCGAATATTATTACTATTTATATTCTAGGCGTGTTGTTGCTTGCCATGTGGTCAACTGGCTGGGTAGTGAGCATCATCAGTTCGTTGGTTGCGGTGCTCATTTTCAACTTTTTATTCATCGATCCGCAGTTTTCTTTTGATGTGTATCACCAAGATTACACGACGACGTTTTTGATTATGTTTATTTCGGGATTCATCACGAGTAGTTTAACGCGGAAAGTGAAGGAACAGGCGATTGCAGCGGTTCGTAAGTCGTACCGGACGGAAGTACTTCTGGAAACTAACCGTAAATTGCAATATGCGAAGTCACATGAGGAAATCATAACTGAAGGCATGTCACAAATCGTCAAACTTGTGGAAAAACCAGCCATATTTTATATGATTACTAATCAATTAATAGAGGAAACGGTATTTTTTAAGACTGATGTATTGACCAAAGCGGAAAATATAGAGATGAAAGCCCTGTTTGATAATGCGAACGAGCGCGGAGTAGTGAAATGGGTCGCAAACAATAAGCAAGCGGCCGGTGTATCGACAGATACGTTCCAGGAAGCGAAAGCGTATTATTTACCATTCTTGTCGGGGGGGGACGTGAAAGGTGTAATTGGTATTGCGCTGATGAAAGAATCCCCACTGCCGTCGTTTGAACGGGATATTCTGCACGCTATCATGAATGATTTTTCGTTTGCACTAGATAAATGGTATTTGCAAAAATCGAATGAGGAAGTTATGCGTGAGGCGGAGCTTGAGCAGATGCGTGCAAACTTTTTACGCGCAATTTCACATGATTTAAGGACACCGCTGACAAGTATTTCAGGCAACGCAGAAATTTTATTGACGAGCGTAGAACAAATTGACGAGGCGCAGAAAATACAGATTTATCGCGATATCCATAGCAACTCGAAATGGCTAGTGCAAATGGTTGAGAATCTACTTGCTGTTTCTAGGTTGGATGATGGGAAACTTGCGATTGAGATGCAACCGGAACTTGTTGAAGAAATTATGCAGGAAGCCCTTTTACACGTGGTGCATAATGAAAATACGCATCGTATTTATTGCCGTGTAGAGTCGGAGTTGTTGTTCGCGATGATGGATGCAAGACTAATCATCCAAGTGATGATTAATCTTATTGATAATGCACTGACATATACACCAGCGGGCAGCGAGATTATCCTAACAACTCAAGAGGTGGGAAGTTTTGTGCGTATCTGCATCATGGATAACGGTCCAGGCATTGAGGATACGTTGAAAACTCGGCTGTTTGAGCCGTTTACGACTGATAAAACTCATCACTGCGATAATCGTCGGGGGCTCGGACTCGGGCTATCATTGTGCCAAGCAATCTTAAAAGTGCATGGAAGCGAGCTAACAGTGTCAGATAATGTACCGTCGGGTGCGATTTTTAGTTTTATGCTTGAAAAAGGAGTTGTCGTTGTAGATGAATAA
- a CDS encoding potassium-transporting ATPase subunit F, with the protein MGTTIVLLFGYLGHALLYPENY; encoded by the coding sequence ATGGGCACCACCATTGTTTTGTTGTTTGGTTATTTAGGTCACGCATTACTTTATCCAGAAAACTATTAA
- the kdpA gene encoding potassium-transporting ATPase subunit KdpA: protein MWQIALVLAISLPLVIATGHYLYHVTMQQKTWLDPVMNRVDNVIYKFVGIKQVDMTGKQYVLALILSNALMIFIGYFILRLQSVLFLNPNGIGNMEASLSFNTIISFMTNTNLQHYSGESAMSHLGQMVVITFMMFTSAATGYAACMAFCRRLVAKTDTLGNFFVDFIRVTTRVLIPISFVVALILVSQGSPQTFNANETVQTIEGKIQDIALGPIASLESIKHIGTNGGGYNGANSTTPFENPTIISNTIEIISMMLLPGACVVAFSLMVANRRKKTIFSKQGLVIFAAMGILFLIGLGICYGAERAGNPIIEEMGITQNLGSMEGKEMRFGVAQSALFSVVTTAFTTGSVNNMHDTLTPLGGMVTMFNMMLNVVFGGKGVGLMNMMMYVMLTIFIACLMIGRTPQFLGKKIQEKEMKLIALCILIHPAIILVFTAIAVTTTAGIAGASNPGAHGFSQILYEYASSSANNGSGFEGLSDNSTFWNVTTGLAMFFGRYLTIIIQFAIASLLANKLWHSESVGTLKTDNAMFTFLLVAIVLLIGALTFLPALALGPITEHLQIRS, encoded by the coding sequence ATGTGGCAAATCGCCTTGGTACTAGCAATTTCTCTACCGCTTGTCATTGCAACAGGCCATTATTTGTATCACGTGACGATGCAGCAAAAGACCTGGCTTGACCCTGTGATGAACCGTGTCGATAACGTAATCTACAAATTTGTAGGCATCAAGCAGGTCGATATGACAGGTAAACAATATGTATTGGCGCTGATTCTTTCAAATGCCCTTATGATATTCATCGGCTACTTCATATTGCGGCTTCAGTCAGTGCTGTTTTTGAACCCGAATGGCATCGGTAATATGGAAGCGTCGCTGTCATTCAATACGATTATTTCTTTTATGACGAATACAAATCTACAGCACTACAGCGGCGAATCAGCGATGAGCCATTTAGGTCAAATGGTTGTCATCACATTCATGATGTTCACGTCGGCAGCGACCGGCTATGCGGCATGTATGGCATTCTGCCGTCGCTTAGTCGCTAAAACAGATACACTCGGCAATTTCTTTGTGGACTTTATACGCGTGACAACACGTGTACTAATTCCAATTTCCTTTGTCGTGGCATTAATTTTAGTATCCCAAGGTTCGCCTCAAACTTTCAACGCAAACGAAACTGTACAAACAATCGAAGGAAAAATACAGGATATCGCACTTGGACCAATCGCGTCGCTTGAATCCATTAAACACATCGGTACGAATGGGGGCGGTTACAACGGGGCCAATTCTACAACGCCATTTGAAAACCCAACGATCATTTCAAACACCATAGAAATAATCTCTATGATGCTATTGCCTGGTGCTTGTGTTGTGGCATTCAGCTTAATGGTCGCAAACCGCCGTAAGAAAACCATATTCAGCAAACAGGGATTGGTCATTTTTGCTGCTATGGGCATCCTGTTCCTCATTGGCCTTGGCATTTGTTATGGAGCTGAGCGTGCGGGCAACCCAATTATCGAAGAGATGGGCATTACACAGAATCTCGGTAGTATGGAAGGGAAGGAAATGCGCTTTGGCGTCGCCCAATCAGCTTTATTCTCTGTCGTGACAACAGCCTTTACGACCGGTTCGGTCAATAATATGCATGATACCTTAACACCTCTTGGCGGCATGGTAACGATGTTTAACATGATGCTAAATGTCGTATTCGGCGGTAAGGGTGTCGGTTTGATGAACATGATGATGTATGTCATGCTGACGATTTTCATTGCTTGTTTAATGATCGGCCGTACCCCACAGTTTTTAGGTAAAAAAATTCAAGAAAAAGAAATGAAATTAATTGCGCTTTGTATTTTAATCCACCCTGCGATCATTCTGGTATTCACAGCTATTGCAGTTACGACCACAGCTGGAATCGCGGGTGCCTCAAATCCAGGCGCACATGGATTTTCTCAGATTCTTTATGAGTATGCCTCTTCATCAGCGAACAACGGCTCCGGTTTTGAAGGTTTATCCGATAACTCGACATTTTGGAACGTTACGACGGGTCTCGCAATGTTCTTTGGTCGCTATTTAACGATTATCATTCAATTTGCCATTGCATCACTGCTTGCCAATAAATTATGGCACAGCGAATCGGTTGGTACGTTGAAAACAGACAACGCGATGTTTACATTTTTACTTGTCGCAATTGTACTGTTGATAGGCGCATTGACATTCTTACCCGCGTTAGCGCTCGGTCCGATAACAGAACACTTACAAATACGTTCTTAG
- the kdpB gene encoding potassium-transporting ATPase subunit KdpB → MRTTSKKSFITGDIIKSSILGSFKKLNPVYMVKNPVMFVVEIGFIFVLLLTLFPNMGDNGSNVTLRLYNAIVASILLITILFANFAESIAEGRGKAQVQTLKQTKTFTQARVLLTNGKEIMKEANELKKGDVVLVKAGEVIPNDGEVIEGIATVDESAITGESAPVVKERSGDFTSVTGGTTVTSDWLKIEITSLPGESFLDKMIALIEGASRKKTPNEIALNTLLVSLTIIFLLVVVTLYPMAAYLNVHIPLATLIALTVCLIPTTIGGLLSAIGIAGMDRVTQFNVIAMSGKAVEACGDVDTLILDKTGTITYGNRLASEFSPVQGVNMKELIRAAWLSSLNDDTPEGKSILALACNLDVDGTDERMIYETGYPISFTAQTRMSGLDMQDGTKIRKGASDSMKKMSIAAGHIIPKDLEGLVHRVSSLGGTPLVVTKNDKILGVIYLKDVVKSGLKERFEKLRAMGIKTIMCTGDNPLTAATIAKEAGVDGFIAESTPEDKINVIKKEQAQGKIVAMTGDGTNDAPALAQADVGLAMNSGTNAAKEAANMVDLDSNPTKIIEVVEIGKQLLMTRGALTTFSIANDVAKYFAIIPAMLMVGIPEMSALNIMQLNSSTSAILSALLFNAIIIPLLIPIAMKGVKYKPMSASRLLNRNLLIYGLGGIIAPFIGIKLIDLIIGPVLVMMGL, encoded by the coding sequence ATGCGAACGACATCAAAAAAGAGCTTTATAACTGGTGATATTATAAAGAGTTCTATTTTAGGATCTTTTAAAAAGTTAAACCCGGTATACATGGTTAAAAACCCAGTAATGTTCGTAGTTGAAATCGGTTTTATATTCGTACTTTTGTTAACCCTTTTCCCTAACATGGGAGACAATGGTAGCAATGTTACTTTGCGCCTCTATAATGCGATTGTCGCTTCGATTTTACTCATCACAATCCTATTCGCAAACTTCGCAGAATCCATTGCGGAAGGTCGAGGCAAAGCTCAGGTGCAAACACTTAAACAAACAAAAACGTTTACACAGGCACGTGTACTACTTACCAATGGCAAAGAGATCATGAAAGAGGCAAATGAGCTAAAAAAAGGTGATGTTGTCTTAGTAAAAGCGGGAGAAGTTATCCCAAATGATGGCGAAGTGATTGAAGGGATCGCAACCGTCGACGAATCGGCAATCACAGGTGAATCAGCCCCCGTTGTGAAAGAACGCAGCGGTGATTTCACATCCGTCACAGGCGGTACCACCGTGACGAGTGACTGGCTAAAAATCGAAATCACTTCACTGCCAGGCGAATCTTTCTTAGACAAAATGATTGCGCTTATTGAAGGTGCGAGTCGTAAAAAAACACCAAATGAAATTGCGTTGAACACCTTATTAGTCAGTTTGACAATTATCTTTCTACTGGTTGTCGTCACACTTTACCCAATGGCCGCCTACCTTAATGTGCATATTCCGCTAGCGACATTAATTGCGCTGACTGTCTGTTTAATCCCAACAACAATCGGTGGGCTATTATCAGCAATCGGGATTGCCGGGATGGACCGTGTGACACAGTTCAATGTAATCGCCATGTCAGGAAAAGCTGTCGAAGCATGTGGTGATGTCGATACATTGATTTTGGATAAGACAGGTACAATCACTTATGGAAATCGTCTAGCATCCGAATTTTCTCCAGTGCAAGGCGTTAATATGAAAGAACTGATACGCGCGGCATGGTTAAGTTCATTAAATGATGACACACCCGAAGGTAAATCGATTCTAGCACTTGCCTGCAACTTAGACGTCGATGGTACAGATGAAAGAATGATTTACGAGACGGGCTACCCTATTTCATTTACAGCACAAACACGTATGAGTGGACTTGATATGCAAGACGGCACAAAAATTCGTAAAGGTGCTTCAGATTCAATGAAAAAAATGAGCATCGCTGCCGGCCATATCATACCAAAAGACTTGGAGGGATTGGTGCATCGAGTATCATCACTAGGCGGCACACCCTTAGTAGTAACGAAAAACGATAAAATCCTTGGCGTTATTTATCTGAAGGACGTCGTGAAATCCGGTTTAAAAGAGCGTTTCGAAAAACTCCGTGCCATGGGCATTAAAACAATCATGTGTACAGGAGACAACCCGCTGACAGCCGCCACGATTGCAAAAGAAGCTGGCGTTGACGGTTTTATCGCTGAAAGTACGCCCGAAGATAAAATCAATGTGATAAAAAAAGAACAGGCGCAAGGGAAAATCGTAGCGATGACTGGTGACGGTACAAATGACGCACCCGCATTGGCACAGGCAGACGTAGGGCTAGCGATGAACTCTGGAACAAATGCGGCGAAAGAAGCGGCGAATATGGTCGACCTGGACTCGAATCCGACCAAAATTATCGAAGTAGTTGAAATCGGGAAACAATTACTGATGACACGTGGAGCTTTAACGACATTCAGTATCGCGAACGACGTGGCCAAATACTTCGCAATCATTCCAGCGATGTTAATGGTAGGAATTCCAGAAATGAGTGCACTAAATATCATGCAATTGAACTCATCGACAAGCGCTATCCTCTCGGCATTGCTTTTTAACGCGATCATCATTCCATTGTTGATCCCAATTGCAATGAAAGGTGTTAAATACAAACCGATGAGCGCTTCAAGACTACTAAACAGAAACTTGCTGATTTACGGACTTGGTGGCATTATCGCCCCCTTTATCGGTATTAAATTAATCGATTTAATTATTGGGCCTGTTTTAGTCATGATGGGCCTATAG
- the kdpC gene encoding potassium-transporting ATPase subunit KdpC, translating to MKVFFEYSKQALLITFSMLILCGLIYPFAVTGVAQVLFKHQANGSLIDLDGEIIGSEKVGQAFTAPEYFSGRVSSINYNVYTKEDTVPDANGETNYGGVSSGTFNYAPSNPELEKRIETDIEKFLVLNPDVQREQIPADLMTASGSGLDPHISVDAALIQINRVAKESGLSVNEVKAIVNTNSESRVFGVLGENIVNVLGTNLDIYKKMNEK from the coding sequence ATGAAAGTATTTTTTGAGTACTCTAAACAAGCACTGCTAATCACTTTCTCTATGCTCATATTATGCGGTTTGATTTACCCATTCGCGGTAACAGGGGTGGCGCAAGTGTTATTCAAACACCAGGCAAACGGCAGTTTAATTGATTTGGATGGCGAAATTATCGGCTCTGAAAAGGTAGGGCAGGCGTTCACTGCACCCGAGTATTTCTCTGGCCGTGTATCCTCGATAAATTACAACGTCTATACTAAGGAAGATACCGTTCCGGATGCTAATGGTGAAACAAATTACGGAGGCGTGAGTTCCGGTACATTCAACTACGCACCGTCCAACCCTGAACTGGAAAAGCGAATTGAAACAGATATAGAGAAATTTTTAGTTTTGAATCCAGATGTACAACGCGAACAAATTCCGGCTGACTTGATGACCGCCTCCGGATCTGGTCTTGATCCACACATCAGCGTGGATGCCGCACTCATTCAAATAAACCGTGTGGCCAAAGAAAGTGGCCTATCCGTGAATGAAGTAAAAGCGATTGTCAATACCAATAGTGAAAGCCGCGTATTCGGTGTGCTCGGAGAAAACATAGTCAACGTCTTAGGCACTAACTTAGACATATACAAAAAAATGAATGAGAAATAA
- a CDS encoding GNAT family N-acetyltransferase, with amino-acid sequence MSISTEKILELTTTVQWKEAFLIMKQLRLDLVEETYLDLLSEMKIDGYRLFAFFSENTIVAVAGLSLRVNFYNKRHVFIYDLVTDASHRSLGYGERLLTYIHKWSKDNGAEYVALESGIQRTDAHRFYEEKFNYDKWCSSFRKKL; translated from the coding sequence GTGAGTATTTCAACAGAGAAGATTTTAGAGTTAACGACCACAGTACAGTGGAAAGAAGCCTTTCTAATTATGAAACAGCTTCGTTTAGATTTGGTGGAAGAGACATACCTTGATTTGCTTAGTGAGATGAAAATCGACGGATATCGTCTTTTTGCATTTTTTTCCGAAAATACGATTGTAGCTGTAGCAGGATTAAGCCTGAGGGTGAATTTTTATAATAAACGTCATGTTTTTATATATGATTTGGTAACAGATGCTTCACACCGTTCTCTTGGGTATGGTGAAAGACTTTTAACTTACATTCATAAATGGTCAAAGGATAATGGGGCAGAGTATGTCGCTTTAGAATCGGGAATCCAAAGAACAGATGCTCACAGATTCTACGAGGAGAAATTTAATTATGATAAATGGTGTTCATCATTTAGAAAAAAGTTATAA
- a CDS encoding phosphoglycerate mutase family protein, with protein MEISLIRHGKSSWIDNSRISLQEFKIWVDRYDYNGVFEENSYPTVTLKIIATANIVITSDLQRSIESANLLNPNLKAISLPLFRETDLPTPLTKLWGLKLNPNIWAVILRCLWFSGYSRGCESLSSAKYRAEKAAELLVEYAREFETVVLVGHGFF; from the coding sequence ATGGAAATATCTTTAATAAGACATGGTAAATCCAGTTGGATCGATAATAGTCGAATAAGTCTTCAGGAGTTTAAAATTTGGGTTGATAGATATGATTATAATGGTGTTTTTGAAGAAAATTCTTATCCAACAGTAACGCTTAAAATAATAGCGACTGCTAATATTGTTATTACGAGTGATTTACAAAGGTCTATCGAGTCGGCAAATTTGTTAAATCCCAACTTAAAAGCCATTTCACTTCCCTTGTTTCGTGAAACAGACTTGCCTACTCCCTTAACAAAATTATGGGGATTAAAATTAAATCCGAATATTTGGGCTGTGATTTTAAGATGCTTATGGTTTAGTGGTTATTCAAGAGGGTGCGAGTCTTTGAGTAGCGCGAAATATAGGGCTGAAAAGGCAGCCGAGTTGTTAGTTGAATATGCTCGAGAATTTGAAACAGTGGTATTGGTTGGACATGGATTTTTTTAA
- a CDS encoding rhodanese-like domain-containing protein, with protein MLRLRKAVTTLTQEQFIEGYRKAQLIDVREAKDFDAGHILGARNIPYSQFRQRYKEIRSDKPVYLYDQNGGKSARGALFLKKKDYQQLFHLQGGFRQWTGKVKSK; from the coding sequence ATGCTACGTTTGCGGAAAGCTGTTACAACCTTGACGCAGGAGCAATTTATCGAAGGCTATCGGAAAGCACAGCTAATCGATGTACGTGAGGCAAAAGATTTTGATGCCGGCCATATTTTAGGAGCGCGTAATATCCCTTATTCTCAGTTCCGTCAGCGGTATAAAGAGATCCGTTCGGACAAGCCCGTTTATTTGTATGATCAAAACGGTGGAAAAAGTGCACGTGGAGCATTATTCTTAAAGAAAAAAGACTATCAGCAACTGTTTCACCTGCAAGGCGGTTTCCGTCAATGGACAGGTAAAGTAAAAAGTAAATAA